The window TTTGCAGACACATGGCTAATGGCATGCCAATTACAGCAAGGTGTACACATTGCTGATGGTGATAAGCTTTATCGCCATGCCTGCCAACTTATTGATCATACACGCCAATTACTCACTCAACATGGTTATAACGAGCACACCATTGAGCATATGTTGTATGCGCAATGCGCTTTGCTTGATGAAAGTGTGATGAAACGCGCCAAAGGTGATTTAGCGTACCAAGTGTGGGTGCAATCTCCGCTACAAGCACGTTATTTCAATACGTTAGATGCAGGTGAACAAATTTGGGATCGGTTGCGTGGGTTACTGGCTGAGGCCAGCCCCAATGAAGCCGCCCTTACCTGTTTTTACCGTATTTTAACGTTAGGTTTTGTCGGGAAATTTCGGCGTCTCGATCACCCTGAGCGTGAGCAAATTGTCGTTCAGTTAAATTCGCTGCTCCCTCGTTTTCAGTCTATATCTGAATTGCCTTTGGTCGTAAAACCTAAATTACGTTTTAGCCGTCGCCGCTTATATTGGCTCAGCTGGTTAACAGGTGTAATAGTGATTTTCGCTATGTGGTGGGGGTTCTCAACCTCGCTTGAGCATTTATTACAACAATGGATGACGCAAGGACAGTAATGCAAAACTCGATTAAATTCGTGGTCATCCTATTGGCAACCCTGCTTTTTTTATGGTTAGTCTGGGGATTTTGGCCGTTAGGAAACACCGTTTCATTGTTTCTCACCGCGTTGGTGGTCATCATTGCAGGTGTTGCATTGTATTGGCGTTTTAAGCAACAGCAACGCTCTAAAAGCCTTGAAAAGCAAGTGAGTACAATATTACCCCCTGCATCGTACCAAGAAGCCATCGTGCTGGTGTGTGGTCAATCAGAGGCATTGTTTCCCAATGGGCTAACCCACCGCGAAACATCCCAAGCATGGTATGTATCTATTACATCTCCCGCTATGTTACTTGACGTGACTCAAACTGTCGTTGAGACCGCACCAGTCCAACTTGGGCAACTTTCATTGCTATTTGCCGTATTGCCGGAACAACTAACTTTACAAGAAACACTAACCCAAGAAATGCTTAACTGGCGGCGTGCCATTAGCGAAAGCCGTAGCAAAGCAGGCGTGTATCTACCATTTTGGGTTTCGCTGTATCTATCCCCCATGCAGCAAACAGACCCTTATGCAAAATATCGTCACGAAGAGCGCCCTTGGTTGACCCTACTCAACCACCAGCGCGAATTTCAAGTCGAGCAAAATGGCAGTTTAGTTCAGCCATTATCCGCTTGGGCTCCACAATTTTTTAGCGATGATCGGCAACAACTACACACCATGTTGGGTTTTGACTATTTACTAAACTGGTTACAAGAGGTGTTTACCCCGCAATTAACTGTTGAACAAGCAGGTGTACGTAAATTGGTGCCTTCAGCTTGGGCGATACAATTCATTCCAATTACCAGTGTGGAGGACAATTCATGGCAGCAATTTGTTACCCGCAGAACAGGCTTAGCACCTCTGAAAACCACGCAATATGCACCGCTATTACCACTGCCTGATATCCTGCTAGCACGTTTGCGCCATGATATCAGCCTTAACCGCTATGAACGTGCAATGGGAGCAGTTGGGATTATTTGTGGGCTATTTTTAGTGGGTGCTCTAAGCGGTAGCTACCACAATAACCGCCAATTAGTACGCCACATTGGGGAAGATACCGTGCGCTTTATTCAGCAACCTGATACACCATTAGCCCCCAAATTAGTCACCTATGAACAACTGCAGGCCGATGCGACGCAGTTATCCTACTGGCAACGAGAAGGGATCCCCACTGGCTATTCACTAGCGCTATATCAGGGAGGATA of the Providencia rettgeri genome contains:
- the tssL gene encoding type VI secretion system protein TssL, short form, whose protein sequence is MSKDTTAQTIDNIFADTWLMACQLQQGVHIADGDKLYRHACQLIDHTRQLLTQHGYNEHTIEHMLYAQCALLDESVMKRAKGDLAYQVWVQSPLQARYFNTLDAGEQIWDRLRGLLAEASPNEAALTCFYRILTLGFVGKFRRLDHPEREQIVVQLNSLLPRFQSISELPLVVKPKLRFSRRRLYWLSWLTGVIVIFAMWWGFSTSLEHLLQQWMTQGQ
- a CDS encoding OmpA family protein; the encoded protein is MQNSIKFVVILLATLLFLWLVWGFWPLGNTVSLFLTALVVIIAGVALYWRFKQQQRSKSLEKQVSTILPPASYQEAIVLVCGQSEALFPNGLTHRETSQAWYVSITSPAMLLDVTQTVVETAPVQLGQLSLLFAVLPEQLTLQETLTQEMLNWRRAISESRSKAGVYLPFWVSLYLSPMQQTDPYAKYRHEERPWLTLLNHQREFQVEQNGSLVQPLSAWAPQFFSDDRQQLHTMLGFDYLLNWLQEVFTPQLTVEQAGVRKLVPSAWAIQFIPITSVEDNSWQQFVTRRTGLAPLKTTQYAPLLPLPDILLARLRHDISLNRYERAMGAVGIICGLFLVGALSGSYHNNRQLVRHIGEDTVRFIQQPDTPLAPKLVTYEQLQADATQLSYWQREGIPTGYSLALYQGGYLLPHLHTLLSSWAPPTPPAPVIVQEAPEMVTLDSLSLFDVGQYTLKPSATKVLIDALINIRAKSGWLIVISGYTDNTGNPVNNQKLSLQRAESVRDWMIQTSDIAPSCFAVQGNGQANPIASNNTAEGRAKNRRVEIRLMPQVDACQASNE